From Candidatus Sphingomonas colombiensis, one genomic window encodes:
- a CDS encoding M13 family metallopeptidase — translation MRSILLASLLVSVGAAAVAQTTPQSAPADQSRPQIGDFGFDLSGRDPAVPPGKDFYDYANGDWQKVTQIPADRAAYGMFHKLQDLSQQRLRALLEEVSKQPGNKSGDFYASFMDEATVNAKGAAPIKPWLTAIKAVKDKRELAVEAARMQRNGVSGLFQVYVGQDDKNPDSYIVSLAQGGLGLPDRDYYLKDDPKLAETRTAYQAYLAKMLTLAGEPDAEKRAAAVFAFEKELATAHWTRIESRDADKTYNKFAFADLSTRAPGFAWSDFATAAGMPVSGDYLVAQPSALTGEAKLWAAAPLAVLKDHLMLHTIGSYARFLSSDFDKTRFAFYGTTLSGTPEQPARWKRASDLIKDELGEDIGRAYVAKYFPPEAKATADELVKNLIGAMGDRLRKLEWMAPETKEKALTKLAAFRPKIGYPTKWRDYSKLQVMRGDLFGNVARANAFDFQRDLDKLGKPVDRDEWFMTPMEINAYYNPAMNEIVFPAAILQPPFFDPKADPAVNYGAIGAVIGHEISHGFDDQGRKYDATGKLTDWWTPQDVERFKGFTDKLVAQYDAYEPLPGQHIQGGLTLGENIADLAGLTVAIDAYHKTLGGKPAPVLDGTTGDQRFYLGWAQVWRIKQREPALRQALLSDPHAPGHWRVFTVRNLDPWYSAYNVKAGDALYLSPEARIRIW, via the coding sequence ATGCGTTCGATCCTCCTGGCCTCGCTGCTTGTATCTGTTGGCGCCGCCGCCGTCGCGCAAACCACGCCGCAATCCGCTCCCGCCGACCAATCCCGCCCGCAGATCGGCGATTTCGGTTTCGATTTGAGCGGCCGCGATCCAGCCGTCCCGCCCGGCAAGGATTTCTATGACTATGCCAACGGCGATTGGCAGAAGGTGACGCAGATTCCGGCGGATCGCGCCGCTTATGGCATGTTCCACAAGCTCCAGGATCTGTCGCAACAACGTCTGCGCGCGTTGCTTGAGGAGGTGTCGAAGCAGCCGGGCAACAAGTCAGGCGATTTCTACGCGAGCTTCATGGACGAGGCGACCGTGAACGCGAAGGGCGCGGCGCCGATCAAGCCGTGGCTCACCGCGATCAAGGCGGTGAAGGACAAGCGCGAACTGGCCGTTGAAGCGGCGCGGATGCAGCGCAATGGCGTATCGGGCCTGTTCCAGGTCTATGTCGGGCAGGACGACAAGAACCCGGATAGCTATATCGTCAGCCTCGCGCAGGGTGGTTTGGGGCTGCCCGATCGCGATTATTATCTGAAGGACGATCCCAAGCTCGCCGAAACGCGCACCGCCTATCAGGCGTATCTCGCGAAGATGCTGACACTTGCCGGCGAGCCCGATGCGGAAAAGCGCGCAGCAGCTGTATTCGCGTTCGAGAAGGAACTGGCCACCGCGCATTGGACGCGGATCGAGAGCCGCGACGCGGACAAGACCTATAACAAGTTTGCCTTCGCGGATCTTTCGACGCGCGCGCCGGGCTTTGCCTGGAGTGATTTCGCCACGGCGGCGGGTATGCCGGTTAGCGGTGACTATCTCGTCGCCCAGCCCAGCGCGCTGACCGGAGAGGCGAAGCTGTGGGCGGCAGCGCCGCTGGCGGTGCTGAAGGATCACCTGATGCTGCACACGATCGGCAGCTATGCGCGGTTCCTGTCATCCGATTTCGACAAGACGCGTTTCGCGTTTTACGGCACGACCTTGTCCGGCACGCCGGAGCAGCCGGCGCGATGGAAGCGCGCCAGCGATCTCATCAAGGATGAGCTGGGCGAGGATATCGGCCGGGCTTACGTCGCCAAATATTTCCCGCCAGAGGCCAAGGCGACGGCTGACGAGCTGGTGAAAAACCTGATCGGCGCGATGGGCGATCGGCTCCGCAAGCTCGAATGGATGGCGCCGGAGACGAAGGAGAAAGCGCTCACCAAGCTCGCCGCTTTCCGCCCGAAGATCGGCTATCCGACGAAATGGCGCGATTATTCGAAGCTTCAGGTGATGCGCGGCGATCTGTTCGGGAATGTCGCGCGCGCCAATGCGTTCGATTTCCAGCGCGATCTCGACAAACTCGGCAAGCCGGTGGACCGCGACGAGTGGTTCATGACGCCAATGGAGATCAACGCTTATTACAACCCGGCGATGAACGAGATCGTCTTCCCCGCCGCGATCCTCCAGCCGCCATTCTTCGATCCCAAGGCCGATCCTGCGGTAAACTATGGCGCGATCGGCGCGGTGATCGGGCATGAGATCAGCCATGGCTTCGACGATCAGGGTCGCAAATATGATGCGACCGGCAAGCTCACCGACTGGTGGACGCCGCAGGATGTGGAGCGGTTCAAGGGCTTCACCGACAAGCTCGTCGCGCAATATGATGCGTATGAGCCGTTGCCGGGGCAGCATATTCAGGGCGGCCTGACGCTGGGCGAAAATATCGCCGACCTCGCTGGCCTGACCGTCGCGATCGACGCCTATCACAAGACGCTCGGGGGCAAGCCCGCGCCGGTGCTTGACGGCACAACCGGCGATCAGCGTTTCTATCTCGGCTGGGCGCAGGTCTGGCGGATCAAGCAGCGTGAGCCGGCGCTGCGTCAGGCATTGCTGTCCGATCCGCATGCGCCGGGGCATTGGCGTGTTTTCACCGTGCGCAATCTCGATCCATGGTATTCGGCCTATAATGTGAAGGCCGGCGACGCCCTTTATCTCTCGCCTGAGGCCCGCATCCGCATCTGGTGA
- a CDS encoding DUF2062 domain-containing protein, with protein sequence MASQAPGLWQRFAAWCQRNLPTRESMENSRLLRPVAHRVLAPHLWRFTRRSVPRGVALGMVTGILFPVAQIPFSALLALPLRANIPAAALTTFVTNPITTPPLWVAAYWIGKWALHIDKALPGDPVRDAVESGWMQWLLSDAAPATATGLLIVTATFAIGGYVLSALGWRLWIARKWNNRRIRNHD encoded by the coding sequence ATGGCGTCGCAAGCACCGGGGCTCTGGCAGCGGTTCGCCGCGTGGTGCCAACGCAATTTGCCGACCCGCGAATCGATGGAGAACAGCCGGCTGTTGCGCCCGGTGGCGCATCGCGTGCTGGCGCCGCACCTCTGGCGTTTCACCCGCCGTTCGGTGCCGCGAGGCGTCGCACTCGGGATGGTGACGGGCATTCTGTTTCCCGTGGCGCAAATCCCGTTTTCCGCGCTGCTCGCGCTGCCGCTGCGCGCCAATATTCCGGCCGCGGCGCTCACTACGTTCGTCACCAATCCGATCACTACCCCACCCCTGTGGGTCGCGGCTTATTGGATCGGAAAATGGGCGCTGCATATCGATAAGGCGCTGCCGGGCGATCCTGTGCGCGACGCGGTCGAATCGGGCTGGATGCAGTGGCTGCTATCCGATGCCGCGCCGGCCACCGCGACGGGCTTGCTGATCGTGACCGCGACGTTCGCGATCGGCGGCTACGTCCTGTCGGCGCTTGGCTGGCGGTTATGGATCGCGCGCAAGTGGAACAATCGTCGCATTCGTAACCATGATTGA
- the smpB gene encoding SsrA-binding protein SmpB — protein MSRPKPATFDKKKIVAENRRARFEYSIEDKFEAGIVLTGTEVKSLRFGEGSIAESYAEVNEGGVWLINSNVPEFSHGNRFNHEPRRPRKLLLHEREINKLHGAVARQGMTLVPLSVYFNGQGRAKVELALAKGRKDHDKRAAIKEREWKREAGRVLRERG, from the coding sequence ATGTCCCGTCCCAAACCCGCCACCTTCGACAAGAAGAAGATCGTTGCCGAGAACCGGCGCGCTCGGTTCGAATATTCGATCGAGGACAAGTTCGAGGCGGGGATCGTCCTGACCGGGACCGAGGTGAAGTCGCTGCGTTTCGGCGAAGGCTCGATCGCGGAAAGCTATGCCGAGGTGAACGAAGGCGGGGTGTGGCTGATCAACTCGAACGTGCCCGAGTTCAGCCATGGCAATCGTTTCAATCATGAGCCGCGTCGGCCGCGCAAGCTGCTGCTGCACGAGCGGGAAATCAACAAGCTGCACGGCGCGGTCGCGCGTCAGGGCATGACGCTGGTGCCGCTCTCGGTTTACTTTAACGGGCAAGGGCGTGCGAAGGTTGAGCTTGCGCTCGCCAAGGGGCGCAAGGATCACGACAAGCGCGCGGCGATCAAGGAACGCGAATGGAAGCGTGAGGCCGGGCGCGTGCTGCGCGAGCGCGGCTGA
- the dapA gene encoding 4-hydroxy-tetrahydrodipicolinate synthase gives MFSGSIPALVTPFDAHGEFIESAYRDLIEWQIAEGSAALVPCGTTGEAATLTKDEQFAIVRICVDQAKGRVPVIAGAGSNDTRVAAANIAAAKEAGADAALMVPPYYNRPSQEGIYQHFAALAPQAGLPIVLYNVPARTVTDIQPETLIRIVADFPKVFVAVKDASGVLQRVSQHRAGLGDGFCQLSGNDDLALGFNAMGGVGCISVTANVAPRLCADFQAACAAGDSAKALELHDKLFALHVSLFTDASPGPVKYAMTKVRPGFPDGLRLPMTWPGEASRKAVDAGLARAGF, from the coding sequence ATGTTTTCCGGCTCAATTCCGGCGCTCGTCACGCCGTTCGACGCGCATGGCGAATTTATCGAATCAGCTTATCGTGACCTTATCGAATGGCAAATCGCCGAAGGCTCGGCCGCGCTGGTTCCGTGCGGCACGACCGGCGAGGCCGCGACGCTTACGAAAGATGAGCAATTCGCGATCGTCCGTATCTGCGTCGATCAGGCGAAGGGGCGGGTGCCGGTGATCGCGGGCGCAGGTTCGAACGACACACGCGTCGCGGCGGCCAATATCGCCGCCGCGAAAGAGGCGGGCGCCGATGCCGCGCTGATGGTGCCACCTTATTACAATCGGCCCTCGCAGGAGGGGATCTACCAGCATTTCGCTGCGCTCGCGCCGCAGGCGGGGCTGCCGATCGTGCTCTACAATGTGCCGGCGCGCACGGTGACCGACATCCAGCCGGAAACCCTGATCCGCATCGTCGCCGATTTCCCGAAGGTGTTCGTCGCGGTGAAGGATGCGTCGGGCGTGCTCCAGCGCGTGTCGCAGCACCGCGCCGGGCTGGGCGATGGTTTCTGCCAGCTTTCGGGCAATGATGATCTCGCGCTCGGTTTCAACGCGATGGGCGGGGTGGGGTGCATCTCCGTCACCGCCAATGTCGCGCCGCGTTTGTGCGCCGATTTTCAGGCGGCCTGCGCTGCCGGTGATTCCGCCAAGGCGCTGGAACTGCACGACAAGCTTTTCGCGCTGCATGTTTCGCTGTTCACCGATGCCTCACCGGGCCCGGTGAAATATGCGATGACCAAGGTCCGTCCCGGCTTCCCCGATGGTTTGCGCCTGCCGATGACATGGCCGGGCGAGGCTTCGCGAAAGGCGGTCGACGCGGGGTTGGCGCGCGCCGGCTTCTGA
- a CDS encoding lytic transglycosylase domain-containing protein, producing MIGLFVAAGAALVLAQDQDDSYATRMANARATQMETRTAIASPPVGVNTAGMAQSIAQWKTLQQTDALPFDSYASFLLAHPGWPGEAANRRAAERQAAAGTGSAAGMIAYFRRFPPQSAAGGLAYAKALASTGAMAQANEAARLAWRRGALSASDESALTQQFGGALRADDQDARMDALLWQGATSAAARQITLVSPSQRPLFEARLAFRSGATNAADIARQYDMIGERDAGYIADKATWLGRTSPIDARTWLARTRPPGMNRPGNPEKFYLVLYANARGAANDGQWQTAYDIARQVDDAYPAGTDVSTKSYGERDQYTNLVWLAGQTALNKLNRPADAMPLFERYGRGSVAPQTRAKGFYWAARAAEKAGRATDSSTLFNHAAGFRDQYYGQLANEHLGRALVAPPEYNTNPISPVARTAFYNREVVRAAQFLGSINSWQDQSLFLKQIATDATSDSDHLLAEELSRSLGRPDLGVLVGRSAMQNGLTEYSATGFPTVAVPGGYEDEWTMIHAIARQESNFDRMAVSGAGARGLMQLMPGTAREQAAKMGLAYNVGALTTDTGYNIQLGSNYFQRIFKQFGSYPLAIAAYNAGPGNVNKWLAANGDPRTGSVDMVDWVEAIPFSETRNYVQRVLENAVVYDLLNPPRARSRGPANLSWYLGRSRRG from the coding sequence TTGATCGGATTGTTCGTAGCGGCCGGCGCGGCCTTGGTGCTCGCGCAGGATCAGGATGACTCTTACGCCACGCGCATGGCCAATGCGCGTGCGACGCAAATGGAGACGCGTACCGCAATCGCATCGCCGCCGGTGGGCGTTAACACCGCCGGGATGGCGCAATCGATCGCCCAATGGAAAACGTTGCAGCAGACTGATGCGCTGCCGTTCGACAGCTACGCCTCGTTCCTGCTCGCCCATCCCGGTTGGCCCGGTGAAGCAGCGAACCGACGCGCGGCGGAGCGGCAGGCCGCTGCCGGCACGGGATCGGCGGCCGGCATGATCGCGTATTTCCGTCGTTTCCCGCCACAATCTGCGGCCGGCGGCCTCGCTTACGCCAAGGCCCTCGCCTCGACCGGCGCGATGGCACAGGCCAATGAAGCGGCGCGACTGGCATGGCGGCGCGGCGCCCTCTCCGCGAGCGACGAGAGCGCGCTTACCCAGCAATTCGGCGGCGCATTGCGAGCAGACGATCAGGATGCGCGCATGGACGCCCTATTGTGGCAAGGCGCCACCAGCGCGGCCGCGCGCCAGATCACCCTCGTCTCCCCGTCGCAACGTCCGCTGTTCGAGGCGCGGCTCGCCTTCCGCAGCGGAGCGACCAATGCCGCCGACATCGCCCGGCAATATGACATGATCGGCGAACGCGACGCGGGCTATATCGCGGATAAGGCCACCTGGCTCGGGCGGACCTCCCCGATCGATGCTCGCACCTGGCTGGCCCGTACCCGCCCGCCGGGAATGAACCGCCCCGGCAATCCCGAAAAATTCTACCTTGTTCTCTATGCCAATGCCCGTGGCGCCGCGAACGACGGCCAGTGGCAGACCGCTTATGATATCGCGCGGCAGGTGGATGATGCCTATCCCGCCGGCACCGACGTTTCGACCAAATCCTATGGCGAGCGCGATCAATACACCAATCTCGTGTGGCTGGCCGGTCAGACCGCGCTCAACAAGCTGAATCGCCCGGCGGACGCGATGCCGCTGTTCGAGCGTTACGGCCGTGGCAGCGTAGCGCCGCAAACCCGCGCCAAGGGCTTTTACTGGGCGGCCCGCGCGGCGGAAAAGGCTGGTCGCGCGACCGATTCCAGCACGCTGTTCAATCACGCGGCGGGCTTCCGCGATCAATATTACGGGCAGCTCGCCAACGAACATCTCGGCCGCGCGCTGGTCGCGCCGCCGGAATATAATACGAACCCGATCAGCCCAGTCGCCCGCACCGCCTTCTATAATCGCGAAGTGGTGCGCGCCGCGCAATTCCTTGGCTCGATCAACTCGTGGCAGGATCAAAGCCTGTTTCTGAAACAAATCGCCACCGATGCGACGAGCGATTCCGATCACCTGTTGGCGGAGGAATTGTCGCGCTCGCTCGGTCGCCCCGATCTGGGCGTGCTGGTCGGGCGCAGCGCGATGCAGAACGGGCTGACGGAATATAGCGCAACCGGTTTCCCGACCGTCGCGGTGCCCGGCGGGTATGAAGACGAGTGGACGATGATCCACGCGATCGCGCGGCAGGAGAGCAATTTCGATCGCATGGCTGTTTCGGGCGCCGGCGCGCGCGGGCTGATGCAGTTGATGCCCGGCACCGCGCGCGAGCAGGCCGCGAAAATGGGGCTGGCCTATAACGTCGGCGCGCTGACCACCGACACCGGATATAACATCCAGCTCGGATCGAATTATTTCCAGCGTATCTTCAAACAGTTCGGCAGCTACCCGCTGGCGATCGCGGCCTATAACGCGGGGCCCGGCAACGTGAACAAATGGCTCGCGGCGAATGGCGATCCGCGCACCGGATCGGTCGATATGGTCGATTGGGTGGAGGCGATCCCGTTCAGCGAAACGCGCAACTACGTTCAGCGCGTGCTGGAAAATGCAGTGGTCTATGATCTGCTCAATCCACCCCGCGCGCGCAGCCGTGGGCCGGCGAATTTGAGCTGGTATCTCGGGCGGTCGCGTCGGGGCTGA
- the greB gene encoding transcription elongation factor GreB translates to MDRPNYITPAGYATLRAEYEALFAKERPALLDTIAWAAGNGDRSENGDYIYGRKRLREIDRRLGWLSKRMKAAKVVDPAQAPDRDRVFFGATVTIADDDDNHRTLTLVGDDEADAGAGKIGWNAPLSRALRGAAIGDLRRVSLPAGEREYEVMAIAYPNG, encoded by the coding sequence ATGGATCGCCCCAATTACATCACGCCCGCCGGCTATGCGACGCTACGCGCGGAATATGAGGCGCTGTTCGCGAAGGAGCGCCCTGCGTTGCTGGACACGATCGCCTGGGCGGCCGGCAATGGCGACCGTTCGGAGAATGGCGACTATATCTACGGCCGCAAACGCCTGCGCGAGATCGACCGGCGGCTCGGCTGGCTGTCGAAACGGATGAAGGCGGCGAAGGTCGTCGATCCGGCGCAGGCGCCCGATCGCGATCGCGTGTTCTTCGGCGCCACCGTGACGATCGCCGACGACGACGACAATCACCGCACGCTGACATTGGTGGGCGATGACGAGGCCGATGCGGGCGCGGGCAAGATCGGCTGGAATGCCCCGCTTTCCCGCGCGCTGCGCGGTGCGGCGATCGGCGATCTGCGACGCGTGTCGCTACCCGCCGGTGAGCGGGAATATGAGGTGATGGCGATCGCATATCCGAACGGTTGA
- a CDS encoding NYN domain-containing protein, whose protein sequence is MADENPNRNVALLIDADNASWHAIDPVLTVLAELGSVNVRRVYGNWTKPGLKGWRDMTVKYGIEPQQQFDLTKGKNATDMKMTIDAMDLLYRGRVQAFGIMSSDSDFMPLAMRIRQDGHDVYGFGSSKTPQAFQNACSRFIDVDKLMAAPAPTAPPAATAAAAATTTAAPAPQSANGGGRKADVDPDLVKLLIDAYDNVKRDERGFVSLSAMGQLAANRSSFDVRNYGFKRLSDLIQSVPNFATERRDDGRVFVRRLR, encoded by the coding sequence ATGGCCGACGAAAATCCCAATCGAAACGTCGCGTTGCTGATCGACGCGGACAATGCGTCATGGCACGCGATCGATCCGGTGCTGACCGTTCTGGCGGAGCTTGGCAGCGTCAATGTCCGGCGCGTCTATGGCAATTGGACCAAGCCGGGGCTGAAGGGCTGGCGCGACATGACCGTGAAATACGGCATCGAGCCACAGCAGCAGTTCGACCTGACCAAGGGCAAGAACGCGACCGATATGAAGATGACGATCGACGCGATGGATCTGCTCTATCGTGGGCGGGTGCAGGCGTTCGGCATCATGTCTTCCGACAGCGATTTCATGCCGCTGGCGATGCGCATCCGACAGGATGGGCACGACGTTTACGGTTTCGGATCGAGCAAGACGCCACAGGCGTTCCAGAATGCGTGCAGCCGCTTCATCGATGTCGACAAGCTGATGGCGGCCCCCGCACCAACCGCGCCCCCTGCGGCGACAGCTGCAGCGGCGGCCACCACTACCGCCGCTCCGGCCCCGCAATCCGCCAATGGCGGCGGACGCAAGGCCGATGTCGATCCCGATCTGGTGAAGCTGCTGATCGACGCTTACGACAATGTGAAGCGCGATGAGCGCGGCTTCGTCAGCCTGTCGGCAATGGGCCAGCTTGCGGCGAACCGATCGAGTTTCGACGTCCGCAACTATGGTTTCAAGCGCCTGTCGGACCTGATCCAGTCGGTCCCGAATTTCGCGACGGAGCGCCGCGACGATGGCCGCGTCTTCGTCCGTCGCCTCCGCTAA
- a CDS encoding M28 family metallopeptidase: protein MRLLPLLALTVALAAPAAAQTDPQRLSDMVRTLASPEFGGRAPGTAGEKTTIDWLVQQLKTLGLEPGASNGGWVQQVPLIHTRIGDGTISAGDMPLVQGTDVAMTTVRGDQRIAIKDAPMVFVGYGVSAPEAKWDDFKGVDVRGKVVVFLVNDPDFVARPGEDAVGRFGGNRMTYYGRWTYKYEEAARRGAVAALIVHDTDAAGYPWSTANASNGENYDIVRGADDQRVPLQGWLAHDAADRLFTAAGLDLAKLRVEARSASFRPVEMKPRFSADLPVTAERIESANVLAKIPGAKRPDETVMFGAHWDAYGEGPADANGKTLRPGANDDALGSAGVLELARQFKAAPKPDRTLVFALWTGEERGLLGSEYYAAHPVYPLAKTAANLTLDILQTAGPAKDVTLVGAGNSSLDTLLAAAAKAQGRTITPETASERGLFYRADHFSVVRRGVPSMILMALGGAPDLKAGGLPAGQKWLDAYMACYHKTCDTWSPDWNLGGAAQDVDLFYTMGKQLSKTGVWPTWSAGSEFLALRNKSAAERK, encoded by the coding sequence ATGCGTCTTCTTCCCCTTCTTGCCCTGACTGTCGCACTTGCCGCGCCGGCGGCGGCACAGACCGATCCGCAGCGTCTGTCCGATATGGTGCGCACGCTCGCCTCGCCTGAATTCGGCGGCCGGGCGCCGGGCACCGCCGGGGAAAAGACGACGATCGACTGGCTGGTTCAGCAGTTAAAGACGCTCGGGCTCGAACCGGGCGCCAGCAATGGCGGCTGGGTGCAACAGGTGCCGCTGATCCACACGCGGATCGGCGACGGCACGATCAGCGCGGGCGATATGCCGCTGGTGCAGGGCACGGACGTAGCCATGACGACTGTGCGCGGCGATCAGCGCATCGCGATCAAAGACGCGCCGATGGTGTTCGTCGGCTATGGCGTCTCCGCGCCCGAGGCGAAATGGGATGATTTCAAGGGCGTGGACGTGCGCGGCAAGGTCGTCGTGTTCCTCGTCAACGATCCCGATTTCGTCGCCAGGCCCGGTGAGGACGCGGTGGGTCGCTTCGGCGGCAACCGCATGACCTATTACGGTCGCTGGACGTATAAATATGAGGAAGCCGCGCGGCGCGGCGCGGTGGCCGCGCTAATCGTCCATGATACTGACGCGGCAGGCTATCCATGGTCAACCGCCAATGCCTCGAATGGCGAGAATTACGATATCGTGCGCGGGGCGGACGACCAGCGCGTGCCGCTGCAAGGCTGGCTCGCGCATGACGCGGCGGATCGGCTGTTTACGGCGGCCGGGCTCGATCTAGCGAAACTCCGCGTCGAGGCGCGCTCGGCATCGTTCCGCCCCGTCGAGATGAAGCCGCGCTTTTCGGCCGATCTGCCCGTGACGGCTGAGCGGATCGAGAGCGCCAACGTGCTCGCCAAGATCCCCGGTGCGAAACGTCCCGACGAAACCGTGATGTTCGGCGCGCACTGGGACGCCTATGGCGAAGGCCCAGCGGACGCCAATGGCAAGACGCTGCGTCCCGGCGCCAATGACGATGCGCTCGGCTCCGCCGGCGTGCTGGAGTTGGCACGCCAGTTCAAGGCCGCGCCGAAGCCGGATCGCACGCTCGTCTTTGCATTGTGGACGGGTGAGGAACGCGGGCTGCTCGGCTCCGAATATTATGCTGCGCATCCAGTCTATCCGCTGGCCAAGACCGCCGCCAACCTGACGCTCGATATCCTCCAGACAGCGGGGCCGGCGAAGGATGTGACCTTGGTGGGCGCGGGCAATTCTTCGCTCGACACGTTGCTCGCCGCCGCTGCCAAGGCGCAGGGACGCACGATCACCCCCGAAACCGCCAGCGAGCGCGGTCTGTTCTATCGCGCCGACCATTTCTCGGTCGTGCGGCGCGGGGTGCCCTCGATGATCTTGATGGCATTGGGCGGCGCGCCGGACCTGAAGGCTGGCGGTCTCCCCGCCGGGCAGAAGTGGCTCGACGCTTACATGGCCTGCTATCACAAAACCTGTGACACTTGGTCGCCGGACTGGAACCTTGGCGGCGCGGCGCAGGACGTCGATCTGTTCTACACGATGGGCAAGCAGCTCTCGAAAACCGGCGTGTGGCCGACGTGGAGCGCGGGCAGCGAATTCCTCGCGCTGCGCAACAAAAGCGCCGCAGAGCGAAAATAG
- a CDS encoding M20/M25/M40 family metallo-hydrolase, whose product MTESSISIDRRALLQGAAAGAALLAPGGALAASGDMEALRKAIAANHDASVKRLQDWIANPSIAAENRNMPGGAEYMMKLALDAGFKKAEVVPTDGGPGVFATMDNGAKRWLAIYFMYDVKQFDPAEWSSPPLEARIVDKPGYGKVVMGRGAVNQKGPESAFLAALHAFKSAGRKPPVNLVLVAEGEEEIGSPHFSQFVQRPDVLAALKKCVGVIIPTGWQGSDGGVAINLGAKGVVELELVASGEKWGRGPVRDLHSSQKAHVDSPAWHLVAALNTLVTPDGNMPAIEGFMDHVRPLSAREKALIADTAARTSESEAMKAAGVTRWAYDEPWQKSLERLASVPTINIEGLVAGYTGPGGKTILPSRAVAKIDMRLVPNMTKDDTIAKLKAHLAKHGFGDIEVNVSGGYNPTETAEDALIVRAQKAVYERAGAKVTVYPRLAGSWPGCTFTDAPVSLPAGQFGLGHGNGAHAPDEYYVIESSNPKVQGIDGAALGFADFLYEVAAIR is encoded by the coding sequence GTGACCGAATCATCGATTTCGATCGATCGCCGCGCGCTGCTGCAAGGGGCGGCTGCGGGGGCCGCGCTGCTGGCGCCCGGCGGGGCACTCGCCGCGTCGGGGGACATGGAGGCGCTCAGGAAGGCGATCGCGGCCAATCACGACGCCTCCGTAAAGCGGTTGCAGGACTGGATCGCCAACCCCTCGATCGCCGCCGAGAACCGGAACATGCCGGGTGGCGCGGAATATATGATGAAGCTCGCGCTCGATGCGGGTTTCAAGAAGGCCGAGGTTGTGCCCACCGACGGCGGCCCCGGTGTGTTCGCGACAATGGATAATGGCGCGAAACGCTGGCTCGCGATCTATTTCATGTACGACGTGAAACAATTCGATCCTGCCGAATGGTCATCGCCGCCGCTGGAGGCGCGGATCGTCGACAAGCCCGGTTACGGCAAGGTCGTCATGGGGCGCGGCGCGGTGAATCAGAAGGGGCCGGAAAGCGCTTTCCTCGCGGCGCTGCACGCGTTCAAGTCCGCCGGACGCAAACCGCCGGTCAATCTGGTGCTCGTCGCGGAGGGTGAGGAGGAGATCGGCAGCCCGCATTTCTCGCAGTTCGTTCAACGCCCCGACGTGCTGGCCGCGCTCAAGAAATGCGTCGGTGTCATCATCCCCACCGGCTGGCAGGGAAGCGATGGCGGCGTTGCCATCAATCTGGGCGCGAAGGGCGTTGTGGAGCTGGAACTGGTGGCCAGCGGCGAGAAATGGGGGCGCGGCCCGGTGCGCGATCTCCATTCCAGCCAGAAAGCGCATGTCGACAGCCCCGCCTGGCATCTGGTGGCCGCGCTCAACACGCTTGTCACGCCGGATGGCAATATGCCCGCGATCGAGGGCTTCATGGATCACGTGCGCCCATTGAGCGCGCGCGAGAAGGCGCTGATTGCCGACACCGCCGCGCGGACCAGCGAGAGCGAGGCGATGAAGGCCGCCGGGGTTACGCGCTGGGCCTATGACGAGCCGTGGCAAAAGTCGCTCGAGCGCCTTGCATCCGTCCCGACGATCAACATCGAAGGGCTCGTCGCGGGCTACACCGGCCCCGGCGGCAAGACGATCCTGCCCAGTCGCGCGGTCGCCAAGATCGACATGCGCCTAGTGCCGAACATGACCAAGGACGATACGATCGCCAAGCTGAAGGCGCATCTGGCCAAGCACGGCTTCGGCGATATCGAGGTCAATGTATCGGGTGGGTATAATCCCACGGAGACGGCAGAGGATGCGCTGATCGTCCGCGCTCAAAAGGCGGTTTATGAGCGCGCGGGCGCGAAGGTGACAGTGTACCCGCGCCTTGCCGGCTCGTGGCCGGGCTGCACGTTCACCGATGCGCCCGTCAGCCTGCCCGCCGGCCAGTTTGGCCTTGGCCACGGCAATGGCGCGCACGCACCGGACGAATATTATGTGATCGAGAGCAGCAACCCCAAGGTGCAGGGCATCGACGGCGCCGCATTGGGGTTCGCCGACTTTCTCTATGAGGTCGCCGCGATCCGTTAG